Genomic window (Capsicum annuum cultivar UCD-10X-F1 chromosome 10, UCD10Xv1.1, whole genome shotgun sequence):
CTCATTTTTGAAATAGAATTGGTTTCTTGGAATTCAATTAGAGATATAAGTGGAGATGGAggaatattaaagaaaataataaaagaaggtGAAGGATGGGCTACACCTAAAGATGTAGATGAAGTACTTGGTAAAATTTTATGCCttatttcatttaatttattattagtatacgCGTCACCTTGAAATTTCATTTCTGTATATTATAAATTGTCGTCTAAGCATCTAATCCAAAAACTATTCTTGTACATGTCATGCGCGATAACTATTATTAGTCAACAATTAAAAAATTGGTAGTTTTTTTTTCAAGGGGTTCTTggaacacacatatatatatatattccttccTTTGTTCCTCATGTTTTAGAGTTCTTATTACCTCTTCTTTTATTGGATAGTGAAGTATGTAGCAAGCACTGAAGATGGAAAAATTCTGTCAAAATTTGAAGATGCTATTGAGTTTTCTTTATTGGAAGGTAATTAAATACATGTTTAGAATTACCTTTTTTACATTGTAATATCTATGTTGCTCGTATCGTTGGGTGGTATCGAATTCTCCAAAAGCTATGCACTTTTTTGAATATCTGACATGGGTGCGACagcgtatgtatgtatgtagtaCTAATAGAATTTAATTTGCATATTTATTAGGTCATCTATATCCAGCCATGAAGAAGTGTATAAGGACAATGAGAAAAGGAGAAATAGTTGAGTTAACTGTGAAGCCAGCTTGTAAGTTTGATAAACACAACAAGAAGTTATAAGTATTATTAATaagtaaaaaagaagaatatttaataaaatattttgttctaataattttgaagattattttgGAAATTCAAGTTTTGATGGTGATGGAATTGGAATATTGCAATCAAATTCCAATTTGATAATTCATCTTGAGTTGATTTCAtggaaaattgttgttgatgttactGGAGATAATAAGGTTCTTAAGAAGTTAATTAAGGTTGGTGAAGGTTATGATCACCCTATTGAAGGATCCCTTGCAAAAggtaattaattttttactaattaattttgtttattcAATACATTTATATAATCAAGAAGATTAAGGTTTGGATATTTTATGTTTTCTAAGTGATGTATATTGGAAAGCATGAAGATGGGACTGTATTTGAAAGAAAAGGATCAGATGAAGAACCCTTTGAATATGTATGTTCAGAAGGtaaaatttttcttctttatcttgtTTCTATTTGTTAGAAATCGTACAGAATAAAGCAAACTACAagcagaaagaaaaacaagaacacacagatttacatggaaacccttGTGGGAAAAAAAATCATGGGTAGAGACAGAAGagactattaaaaataattataacaatgtTGTTCGGATCAGCTTGCACGCAGAAAAGCTAGGGCACAAGGGGTTAATATGAATCCCATTTGTGAAAATCCCAAGCGGTTAagatatctttaaaaaaaaaaaaaagaatgtattTTTTTGTGCGGAATCCACTATCCGAGTAATCAAGATTCACGCTGCATATGACCCATTTAAGGGCCGGGGTAGGGGAAACGTTCCTTAACATTTACTTTCTCCATTATATTCTCAAAGTTCAAACTCGAGATTTCTGGTCAAGGGTGTAGGGATCTCGTCCATCCGCCCTCGTGCATGTGTTACATACTAGGAAATTAAGAGAGTTAACATTTGAAGTTTACAAAATTTTACAAAGCTATGGTGAAATAAGCTTGTTATATATGTTGATCAATGTAGGGCAAATAAATGATAGTTTAGATAGAGCTATCATGACTATGAGAAAAGGAGAAGCAGCAACAGTGACAATCAGCTCAGATTCTGTGCTTTATGAGATCAAATTAGTTGATTTCAACAAGGTTTATCTCTTTGTCTTTCCAACACAATGAATAATGATCAATTGAGAGTGATCAAACTACTGTTCTTTTAACTATTTTCCTGATTCATACAGGAGAAACCATTTTGGAAAATGGATACAAAAGAGAAACTTGAGGCATGTGAGAAAATCAAGAATGAGGGAAATGTACTATTCAAAGATGGGAATTTTCAGTGTGCCTCAAGGAAGTATGACAAGGAATGTAATATAGTTTTTATCATCCTGGAATGTTCAAACTATTATCGTGTTTTGATTTGCGCACAATAATAACTATGCCTCAATCTCAAACACTTGGCGTAATGTACTTTCTATAAGCTGAAGTGTATGTATTGTGAATTTCAGGCCTTGAAATTCATCCAATTCGATCATTCATTCAACAGCGATGAGAGGTGTCGAGCAAATGCTTTGCGATTATCATGTTATTTGAACAATGCTGCT
Coding sequences:
- the LOC107844022 gene encoding 70 kDa peptidyl-prolyl isomerase isoform X1, with product MGDFNSKKINKVNFGSDIQELPNREIGKEGLRKKILQKGNSWKTPFPGDEIQVHYRVKLQDGEYFDSSYDKGKPFTFKLGQGEVIKGWDEGLATMKKSEKAIFTIPPNLGYGEIGSLPLIPPNSTLIFEIELVSWNSIRDISGDGGILKKIIKEGEGWATPKDVDEVLVKYVASTEDGKILSKFEDAIEFSLLEGHLYPAMKKCIRTMRKGEIVELTVKPAYYFGNSSFDGDGIGILQSNSNLIIHLELISWKIVVDVTGDNKVLKKLIKVGEGYDHPIEGSLAKVMYIGKHEDGTVFERKGSDEEPFEYVCSEGQINDSLDRAIMTMRKGEAATVTISSDSVLYEIKLVDFNKEKPFWKMDTKEKLEACEKIKNEGNVLFKDGNFQCASRKYDKALKFIQFDHSFNSDERCRANALRLSCYLNNAACKLKVGEHQEASKMCSKVIEYDPCNVKALFRRAQAYLRINELEKAEIDIKKALQVDPNNRDVKVIYKEMKNKQKQYAQHEVKIFSTMLSRLA
- the LOC107844022 gene encoding 70 kDa peptidyl-prolyl isomerase isoform X2, encoding MGDFNSKKINKVNFGSDIQELPNREIGKEGLRKKILQKGNSWKTPFPGDEIQGEVIKGWDEGLATMKKSEKAIFTIPPNLGYGEIGSLPLIPPNSTLIFEIELVSWNSIRDISGDGGILKKIIKEGEGWATPKDVDEVLVKYVASTEDGKILSKFEDAIEFSLLEGHLYPAMKKCIRTMRKGEIVELTVKPAYYFGNSSFDGDGIGILQSNSNLIIHLELISWKIVVDVTGDNKVLKKLIKVGEGYDHPIEGSLAKVMYIGKHEDGTVFERKGSDEEPFEYVCSEGQINDSLDRAIMTMRKGEAATVTISSDSVLYEIKLVDFNKEKPFWKMDTKEKLEACEKIKNEGNVLFKDGNFQCASRKYDKALKFIQFDHSFNSDERCRANALRLSCYLNNAACKLKVGEHQEASKMCSKVIEYDPCNVKALFRRAQAYLRINELEKAEIDIKKALQVDPNNRDVKVIYKEMKNKQKQYAQHEVKIFSTMLSRLA